The Malus sylvestris chromosome 3, drMalSylv7.2, whole genome shotgun sequence genomic sequence AAGCCAGAATAGAACTCTAAATTAAACCCCAGGAAAAGAATAAGAAATCACAGAAGTCACCTGTCAGGTAGATATCATATATGATTAGTGACCACTGGTCAGCCAGTTGATCCAAAACATTGAGAAACAGTCATGAGCTCAACCACAAAATGACCGGACATACCTGCAGATTCGGCACTGAAGGACTTTAATCAGTTTGGCTCTCACTCCTGCATGGATGTAATCAGTCCAACATAGACCAAATATCGAGCAGTAACATCCAAAAATTGGGGTCATAGTAATAAATTCAGAAAATCGTAGAAACTCAAATTATCAACCAAAAAGTTCGGTTATATTAGACAGTAAAACTCCTATAGATTATGTGAATGTGTACATAACAAGCTGCAATCCTGCAGCACAACTTAATTTAACATCCGCTGGTTTAACATTTAAATTTACTAGTTTACTTGCCAGCAAGCAGAGCACTAACGATGACAGACTAAATAGTACATGCAGCATTAACATTAAGTcaaaaaagcaaaacaaaaaaagggacATAAATAGCTATTACTATGTCCATGCAGTCACATTCCCTCTCATTGGTCAGACTTCGACCTCCTCTTCCTTAGCAGTCTGGGTTTCGTCTTTCTCTGGATCcccttcttcgtcttcttcatcTGCCTCGTCAGCTAATTTAGTAAGCTCTTCCTGGATCATGAGCTTTATGGCTGACTTTCTTAAGCTGAGATCTGCATCGAATTGCCCGGCTGCAAAGAAAATCGGCAGGTAAGAAGGCAACCAACTAAGAATTCaagaagatgagtgttgatTTAATCAAGCATTAAGtttcaaaacaaaaactaatGATTTCTTCAATCATACAGCAGATGAACGTTCACAATTTTTCTAACCAATTTACTAGATGCATCAAGCATGAACAAATATAGAGAAATTTCTCTGAAAGGAGACCTTTTAAAAGCTGAGACCAAATTAGTACATTTGGATATCACGAATATTCAAAAGGAAATGAAggcatttaaaatttaaataaaacaatACAAACGAGAGTGCATACCAAGTAGCTTCAGAATGTCGGTGAAAGTAGCCTGAAGAATAAAGAAAACACAACTTGTAAGTGTATGAGAACCGTCACTTACCAGACAGAGGGGTAAGCATAAACAAAGGAATATAATGGGCTCAGATACTTCTTGTTTTGATTGCTGATCTGTATAATGTTCTCACTTCTCACTGTTCTCAGCATATCATATGCAAACACCCTTTACAAACATATTTACCAGTTCATTCTACAACTGGTACTATAAGCTTACCGTATTGAAGTCAACTTGTTTGAGAATTTGACATATTGCATCTCTCAAATTGTCATCAGTTGGCCTCAATTTTCCCTCCTTGGTCTTGTCCTTCCCTTTAGCAACTTTTTTCACTTCAAATAAGCAATAGTATTTAGTATTATTGACTAGGATGAAACGATAGACAAGCTCCAATTCTTgccaaaaaaatccaaaagagTCAGTTGTTTATGAACAATATGTATTAGACAACATTATCAAATCGTGCAAAAAAATTGACTAGATAAATCACTGTCCCTCAATACTTAAACAAAACGAGAAGACAACAAAGATGTACAAGTACTTCCAAAATAGTTATTAAAGAAAAATGTCTTATAATCAAGATGGTGATGATGGTAATGGAAGAAGAGATTTCAGTTTATACCAGTTTTTTCCGTTGAGGCAGATTTTTTTGGAGTAGATTCTTTGGAcaccttctcatttttcttcttccttgagGATGCCTTTGGACTTGTATCACTGTCATCATCAACCAGAGTGcgttttgttgatgatttccttTGTCTTTTACTAGGTGGCGGAGTAGATTTAGCAGAAACTCTGGATTTTTTGGTTTTAACTTTTTCAGAAGATTCCTTCTTTCTGAATGATGATTTTGATCGTGGCTTCTTTTTTATCACTTCTGCCTCAGAATCATCGGAAGAATTATGTTTCTCCTCACTTTCTGAACGCTCAGGCATCACGTCCTCTGACTTTTCTGGTACACCATTTTCATTTTCGTCCTcagcattttcttcttcttcggcttTCACATCTTCCTCTGACTCATCTTCTGTATCTGGTGTACTCTTGTCCTCCGTTTTTGAATCATCATCATTCTTTCTATGATTCTGGAAAATTAcagaacaaaaattaattttttgaaaaaataaataagataaaaaaaacattaagtgGCACAAAGCCCTCTAAACAGAATGAACAGAAAAAATCCAATGCAGGTTGCATGCATGTTTCTTCTCTAGATAAATTCTtataaaacattttatttttcatggaaTTGCAGTAAAATTCACAATCAGTACAAACTTTGGCAACAGTGCATATAAGTGCTCTTATCTTAAGATCCACCAATGCTACGTAAAGAGATGGTCCATGGAATAGTTCCCCATTCTATACACACTGAAAAGAATTAAGAAGCCACATTCCATACACACAGAGGCCATGGAATAGTGCACCCGTCAGACACTCTAGTAAGTTTGACAAAGAAACATATAACATTCATTAGAAGACACAAGCTTAACTAAAATGGCAAGACAAAGTGTTGTCCAAAGTGCAAAATTTATACACACTTAATGAATATAAGAACATGACcaaatttaaagaaataaatacaaataaaaagaataccAACTTCTGCTAAAGTAGAACCTTTTATAGTTACAgcaagatgaaaaaaaaatttattcgcCAATTAGGCTATTATACCAATGCACAAGTCACAACTTTATATACACAGGATGCAAAAATAACACCTTTGCTGGGCGCTTTGAGCTTGTGCCCCCAGATGTTGAAGGACTTCCTTTAGTTGCCCTCTTGCGCTTGTTGCCCTTAGTTGGCTGACATTGAAACAGGAAATGAAAAGTATTAACATACAGCTCTAGAAAACAATTCTCTCCGAGTGAGAAAAATTGCAAGTAAACAAACCGTCTCTTTTTCTGCGAGGAGTGCATCAGTTGTAGCATGAGGAGCCATCAAAAATTCAATGAGCTTTGCAACTATATCCTCCTGCATTTGCATTTTCCAGCTCATTTAAGCAACTGTCCTCCCAACTTTGTCAATAACAACATTAGTTTTTCAAATTAGGCCGAAAGTTCATTTCTGATATGCCACCAAAACCAGTGTTTCAGATAATGCCACGATACATCAACCCTTTCTTTTTACTAGAGAAAGCAAAATCGGATAAACTGTTGCGTCTAAAGGTCCACTCACAGTTAAATTATCAATTTTGTGGATTACAAGAGCAGACAATTATGTCTGAATTGAACAATGTGTGTAATGTAAGGTAATCAACCATCAAGAAACATCCCCACTGGGGAGCAAGTTACTTTAGTCAGTGAACAAGTAATAGATTCAACACAACAAATATAAAGATTTAGGAACAAATTTCCAAACCAAAAAGGTAGCAGCAGCAATAGAAAGTTAGCAAACCTTCCTAGTAGTAGCTTTGGAAACTGATAAGTTGAGCAGATCACAGAAGTCCAGTAACTTCTCTTTATTACACTTGTcaaatttttcttttactttagCATTTTGCTTGTCCTGCAACAATGACAACATTTGAACCTCACTATGATatcacttaaaattttagtgATAACACCCTCAAAGCACTAGAACATGTCAAACGCATGCAGCAAAGATAATTTGTTTATTCATTATGCATCTTTTACCTCATTTCCACGCCACACAAAACCAGAAAACCTGGATATATTACTCTTGACCTCAAGTGCCTGCAAAATTAAAGGAAAGCCACATAGACATATCATTTCAGACTACATTTGAAGAATACTGCCTTCAGAATCTCCCGAGAGATTTTATGCATGTAGTTTAATTTTGCAGTACCACATTCTTGTCACCAAGTTGGGTGAGGAAAAAATGatcgaaaataaaaaatgggaattgttattggcactcccaaaatcttattttgcactccaaaaaataattagaaagaaaaataaacttgTGATGATtgcagaatgagatttttggagtactaataacagatccctaaaaaaaaaggagtaaGCAGTAAATGAATTACCTTTCCTCTCCTTCCAAAAAGAATAGTATGAAGTAGTTTTATGTTATCATCAATTTTCCTTCTTGACAACTTGAAAGCCACTGAACAATTTGAATAAGACAAACATCAACCATTTGCATTGCCATGATGAATATAGCCTTAAACAACTCCCTAGTTGCAAGATCAGGTTGTTATGAATCAAGGGGACAATAATTTGGACAATAATTTAGTCTCGTACtttgatgtaaaaaattaaaaggatggGGAAGAGAAGACCTAAATTCTCAGTAAATAATCTATTTGAAAATATACAATACATCACATAGAGAGTTAGATATAGATTTCTTGTACGCAATTGGTTAACAGGAAAAACACGACAAAAAAGTATTAATTGCCAATAATTGAACAAACAATCtccataatttataaattaaagtaTTAAATGCAGTTGAATGCTAGTCAAGTCTTCGTACTCTACACTTAGCCTAACTTTTCATATACATGATATGGACAACCAGATACACGACAAGAAGCAAAATGTGGAAGTACTGTTTTGTGCTTTTTGGTTGATGTAAATTGTCGGTGGATAAGGAAATGCTAGACTCATGAAAATAAAAGTCAAGACAGAAACTCCCATCACAGTGATAGCGTTCTAGGAGCCACCATAGGAATCACACCTAGAGGTAGGTTACATCACAAAATCTAAAGAGAAACATATGCTGCTCACTCACTGGAAAGGTCTCTAAATTCATTAGTTTCAATGAAAGAAAAAGCTCTCCCAAGCCTTTTATAGAGTTCTGGATACTACATGTAATTCATGTTGAACCCATGGTATGTAAACCAATATCAATTACTATATGTATGAATCCAAGACACCACACTAACTCTGAACCAACATTAGTTACTATCATATTACCCAATATGTGAGGTATAGATGTAAAAGACTCTTCCCTGTTgcaataaaaaccctaaaacagTAGCTCATATTCACCGACTTGACCAAACCAACCACACAAGACCCCAGGTAGGAATAACATCATGATGTTCCAAAATAAGGGTTTGTGCATTTGAGCCCTCCTTGTCAAACTTTAGGTAAACTTTTAAAGGGCAACCACTTATATTCCTTCCAGATACATTACTACCAGATCCCTCGGACAACATACAGAACATGAAAATATCTTCCAAAACAAAAGTGACCACTGAAAGCTTTGACCCCTACACAGCCCCCTATGAAGCTACCCTATGAAGCTAAAAATATGTCGATGTAGTTACTACTGAAAGGAGTTTAAATTGGAAAAGAATATGCAAGTGGATTACTGGATTGATACGACGTTcatttaaaagaaattaaaatgtaCAAAACTTTAACAGGGAGAACCAAAGTGAGGTTCATAAATAGTACGATAAAAAATAGGAGAACAATAGGGCAGGAACAGTACCATTAGGTATGTCTTTCAATGGTGTACCGCGTCCCTACAATATTTAAGGTAAAACTATAAACAAAATATTACTCGGTAATACATAACCTGAAAGTGATATCTATAGAACAGAAAGCAAATAAAAAGAAGACCTTCTCTATATGGAATTCCTTGGCATTATCCTTTTCAATAGCTTCCACCAGCCTTTCAACTGATTTCCGCTCACGAACAGGCCGATCAGTAGCAGGAGTTCTTGGCTCAGGCTCCTTCTTTTCTgcaactttctttttcttctctatgGTTTTCTCTGCACTCTTTCCTTTTGCACGCTTCCTTGGCCCTTTCTCCACCTtagcttcttcttccttctcttcttcCATCTCTTCTTCCTTATCTTCTActatctcttctttttcttcttccttctcttcttcCATCTCTTCTTCCTTATCTTCTActatctcttctttctcttcttccttctcttcaaCCTTCActttttccttctcttcctcCACCGAAAGCCCATCAACCTTCTCTTCTTCCACTTcaatttccttcttttcttcagTCTCCTCTTTTTCATTTGGAGcagtttcttcttccttttcctcaACTTTGAGTTCCTCTGTTCCTTCTTTCACCTTTTCACCTTTGCTTCCATCAGCCTCTAGGTCTTTGTCCATTTTCTCAACTTGTGCATTCTCGTCATCTTTTTTAACTTCATCTGGACCAGTTTCCTCTTTCAATTCCTCAACTTTGGGTCCTTCAGCTTCGTCTTTCACTTGTTCAACTTTGCTTCCGTTGGTCTCTTGGTCTTCATCCATTTTCTCCACTTCATCGATCTCATTACCTTTCTTATCTACGTCCATTTCTTTTACCTCAACCCTTTCATCCCCTTTTTTCTCAGTTGCATCTCTGCTAGTTTTCTCTAACTGGCTAGTCCCATTTGCCACTTTTTCAGTGTCATTGGCCACCATGTCTTTTTCACCCATGATCATTTAACCAAAAACAGATTACCTTCGTCGCAAAATTGATTAGAGAAACCCCTGAAACAAATGTATATCCATTTAGGGATGCATAACGTATTATGCAAAAGAACGCTGATAGAAATTTAACGGTTACCATAACAGTTTCAAACAAATATAATGTCAACAGTTaggaaattttcaaacaaaattcatcAAGTTTGAAAATGTGGCAACTACAGCTTTCGCTCTAACAAATAATAATCCAAAGAACAACAATAGAATCTAGGAGAAAAATGCaatggaaattaaaaaaatgacagTCCCCAGAAAATTGAAATCCCTAACTAAATCTGGACCAAGTAAATAACATGCATAGCCCAACaggaaaattttaaatctttagCTTCTACACTGCTTTAACTAACTCAAAAACCTCAGCTTTTCAACAAACGGCGTTaatagaacaaaaaaaaaatatagcaaagaaattatcttcttctttttttcagctttctcggcaaccaaacagaaccaagaaaaaaaatccaattatGCACAATAACCAGTAAAAATCAAGCAAAATTCACAACGTTTGAGGGCTGCAACAACCAGTTGGAAACCCTAAGCTCTGCACCTCAATTATCCCCAACTACACCGCCAAAGAGAACAAAAATTTACAGAAAAaaagcagaagaaaaaaaaataattggtaattaaaattgaataaaaattgaTTAGGGTATGAAACTTACAGAGATTTGAGTTCGTGTTGGTTGATTTGGAGCTCAGAAAAGTCTTCGAGTCCCACTCTCagtgcttctctctctcttacacattgtcgttattattattatgcttcgaatttctatttttatttttgttttcttaattttatttatgatgtggatatatgcatatatatagtcCGGACTTCAAAGCCGGATTCAAAATGCAGTTAAATGCCACGTCAGTTTGAGTTGCAGATCGAGCTCATCCACGGTCCAGATCTGGTTTAGCATGGCACCTAGCGAATCGACGGCCACTGGTTGACGttcgttcttttttttttttttttttttttaatctttgaaTAAATGGCACAGTATTTTATTGATAAAAGTAGTTTGGTATGACGTCAACACTAACTTCCACtcctcagttttttttttatcaatttttaatttttttttaaaatgaactAGCTAGTTACCTTGTCACAGCAGTCGAGAAGACTCACAAAGAGATTTCAACCTCTTTTGATCACGATCGTGTGATTCACTAACAACAAAAATGGAACCCAAGTGAAATACAGGTCTGGAATTTATCCTCAACCACTAAACCACTCCACAGTGGTACAAGAGAGCGTATTCTCTTCCGAGTATCAACATCGATGCCTCGATCAGAACAAGTTTCATgtcaaaacaaatcaaaataattttttgaataAAGTTTTGCTCAAAATGAATCTCTTGTTTGGGTTTCtcgttaattttttattttctaaaattctTTGATTAACATTTGATCGTTGCGAGCGACGTCAAGGGGGTGGGTCCATTAACGTAATGGCAAAAATAGTTATGTCCGTCCATAGCTATTTTTGCCATTACAATTTTTCATGCTAGTCATCGATTTGCAACAAAAATATTCAGTCTTACAATCTCATCTTCCTTCGATCAAGTAATAATATAAAACTGACACTGAGACATAACCAAATTTGTAACTGCTGACCATTAGACATAGAACATCACAGCAAATCAACAAAATGTTTCCGACTCCATGCAAAGTCCCCTATCATGTCGCAAAACTAATTCTTATAGCGCCATACTATATGGCCGTTGATGCCAAGGATCCAGACAAACCGTAATGACTAAACAGGTCAGAAAATCGAGCTCAAAGCTCCCACGGATTAATTACGAGCATTCTTGCTCTTCAAATAATCCACATACATTCTCTTTCTCACTATACGTGATGTGAAGAAATTCATCTGCATCCTTATTTTCCTCGTCGACCCCACTTAcccataaaattaaataaaagcatTGAACAAACGTAGATCAAGTAAAATGTTGTACgttgaaatttttgaagaaaataaagcatACCAAGCCTTAACGACAAACAGGGGTTGATTAAGGTTTTAGGATTGATGAATGGATTAGTTGAGATAAATCGTAAATCAATGACGATAAAGAATGAATGATTTTGTTCATAggatatgtttgtaccatacttgataaatcccgaaactaccaagcatcggtcaacgtCATACCTTCAAGGACCCACTAAGGGGTTCATGCTGAGACACTCATGCCGaagcacaagagtttccctccaaccaggatgTCCATAGCACGACATATATCAACATCAGAATCAATCACAGACTGATGGTAATTGTGCTTAAaattatgtatttgtgtaaacccttcattaTTAATGAGAAcccctctacttcgtggacgtagccaaacttagggtgaaccacgtacatcttgtgtttgctttcctatctctatctatttacattttATCCTCACAGGTGACCGGAGCAACCGAGTAAAGGTCATAAACTTGACACTTTAgttgttccaaagtcttcactgattttgtgcatcaacatttggcgtcgtttgtgggaaacgacacttattcctactctctccAACTTTGTAAAGTTGGTTTCCATCGTTCCACTCTCATTTGAataggcatccctctccaacatagggagtgaaggaagccatagcacacagaacCACACTCCCTTTGTGCCTGGTGTTAGGCAACGAAGGAAGGAAcgaaagaagtttgctcttcaagctaaagtcgaatAGTTgtaggctcagaacaacaagataacaatgaaaaagaaatcctccaggagcagtatgagaagctctttaaaATGCTTCATAAGGCTAGGCATACTCAGTCATATGAGCCCTTACCCATGTGGACGTCAGCCATCACCTGGGTACCCCTCAACACGGGGGTTCATCGGTCTTCAACATGGATATTCCTAATTAGGAGCAAGCTACTCATCAATGTATTGATCAACGtcagacttctctcaacctagctgcttcgacccgaagcagaagaagtggagggagGCACCTTCTTGCAGAGGGAGTGGAAAGATCGAACGCTGTttatcgcgattgtcgagacttcttGAGGCAGTGTTAAGAGAACCCTATCCACATAAGTTAAaggattaatgacccaagggtttctgaaagactcggtcctctacCACGACCTAGGCCAGTTACCAATCCAAGGAATGAGCAACAAGTCATAGAGGAATATAAGGGTGTAAAAGACTCGAAGGGCTACCAACAGGCATGCCCTATAAGCCAGTATAGTGAACCTAAAGAAAGaccacatgcccttgatcaaactttcctacttccaagaggtgatAGAAACTTACAAAGGAAGGTTCCAGtagtacatgactccactcagggcCCCTTTGTCCTGCAGAtctttgag encodes the following:
- the LOC126615328 gene encoding DEK domain-containing chromatin-associated protein 4-like — its product is MIMGEKDMVANDTEKVANGTSQLEKTSRDATEKKGDERVEVKEMDVDKKGNEIDEVEKMDEDQETNGSKVEQVKDEAEGPKVEELKEETGPDEVKKDDENAQVEKMDKDLEADGSKGEKVKEGTEELKVEEKEEETAPNEKEETEEKKEIEVEEEKVDGLSVEEEKEKVKVEEKEEEKEEIVEDKEEEMEEEKEEEKEEIVEDKEEEMEEEKEEEAKVEKGPRKRAKGKSAEKTIEKKKKVAEKKEPEPRTPATDRPVRERKSVERLVEAIEKDNAKEFHIEKGRGTPLKDIPNVAFKLSRRKIDDNIKLLHTILFGRRGKALEVKSNISRFSGFVWRGNEDKQNAKVKEKFDKCNKEKLLDFCDLLNLSVSKATTRKEDIVAKLIEFLMAPHATTDALLAEKETPTKGNKRKRATKGSPSTSGGTSSKRPAKNHRKNDDDSKTEDKSTPDTEDESEEDVKAEEEENAEDENENGVPEKSEDVMPERSESEEKHNSSDDSEAEVIKKKPRSKSSFRKKESSEKVKTKKSRVSAKSTPPPSKRQRKSSTKRTLVDDDSDTSPKASSRKKKNEKVSKESTPKKSASTEKTVKKVAKGKDKTKEGKLRPTDDNLRDAICQILKQVDFNTATFTDILKLLAGQFDADLSLRKSAIKLMIQEELTKLADEADEEDEEGDPEKDETQTAKEEEVEV